The DNA region TCGTGAGTTCGTCGCCGAGCTCAAGGCCGAGCTGCCCGCAGCGCTGGCTGATCTGCAGCGCGGCAACATCGCTCCCGTCGACCTCGCTCAGGCCGCCATCGGCCCCGGCATGGCCGTCTACACCCGCTACGCCCAGGTGCTCGACGCGCAGGGCAAGACGCTCTCGGTGCGCGAGGCGCTCGCTCTCATCAACGAGACGCTCGACGAGGCACTGGCCAGCCAGGAGGGCGACTTCGACGCCGACAGCCGATGGGCGCTCACTTGGTTCGACGACGAGGGGTTCGCTGAGGGCCCTTACGGAAAGGCCGAGCAGCTCTCGAAGTCCAAGAACACCAGCGTTGAAGGGATGGTCGAGGCGGGCATCCTCGAATCCAAGCGCGGCAAAGTGCGGCTACTCCGTCCGGACGAACTGCCCGCGGACTGGGACCCTGCATCCGACCCGCGCCTGACCGCGTGGGAGATCGTCCACCAGTTGATTCGTGTGCTTGCCATCGGCGGAGAAGGCGCGGCCGCCGACTTGGTGGCCAAGATCGGAGCCCGGGCCGAGATCGGCCGTGAGCTGGCCTACCGCCTCTACACACTCTGCGAGCGAAAGAAGCGCGCCGCCGAGGCGCTGGCCTACAACAGCCTTGTGCAGAGCTGGCCTGAAATTCTCAAACTGGCCCGGCAGCCTGGTGGGGATGCCGCCCAGCTCCCGCTCGAGCCGATCGAGGAGTGACATGGATTCTGGGGCGGAGCGGCAGGACCCACCTGAGCTCGAGCGCGCGCGGCAGCTCTTTCAGTTCCTGAAGGCGTTCTCCGAACGCCGCGTGCCGACGAAGCGCACCATGGCCGACCAGCCATGGTCGCTGTGGCTTCGCACGCTGCCCTCGCATCCGAGCGTGCAGGTCACGGCGCCGGATTCGCCAGTGTCTATTGAGGACAAGGCTTCCGCGCCTGCCGCTGACGGCGCTGCGAGCGCCGATGCGCCCTTAATCAGGGTGACGCGTCCCAAGATCACGAATGCCCCAGAACCTCCAGCGCCGATTCGGGAATTCGTGGCCGATGGGTGGGTCGACCCGCACGGCAGCGTCAGCGTCAGAGCTTCGAGAAACGTAGTCGTTGACGGCAGCACCGAGATCGAACGGTTCGATGCCGACCCCGCGAGACCAGCGGCGTTTGACCGCTGGCGCCAGCAATGGAGCGTGTGGGCCGAGAACGAGCGGCCGGCACGAGCAGCCATGGCGACGTTCGAGCGCCTGTACGACCTGCGCGCCCGCATGGAGCGCGAGGGTGAAGGGCTGGAGCTGGTGCTTGGCGACGGCCGGCTGCGCTGGCGGCCCCAGCTCGGACAGATCGACCATCCCGTACTACTGCAGCGCGTGGAGCTGACTTTCGACCCATCCGGTCCGGAGTTCGAGGTCAACGACGCGGAACGACCGCCCGAACTCTACAGCCCCCTGCTCCAGGAGGCCGAGGCACTGACCTCCGAGCGACTTCAGCAGCTGCGGAAAGACCTGGCATCGGGCGCCTACCATCCGCTCTCTGGTGAGGCGGCAGACGGGTTCTTCACGCGGCTCGCGCCGTTGCTGGGCCGTCAAGGAACGTTCTCCAAAGAACGAAACGCTGGCTCCAACCCAGCCGACCCGCTCATCACGCGCGACCCGGTGCTGTTCCTCCGGGCGCGCCAATCGGGCTTCGCCGAGGCGTTCGACAAGGTGCTCCAGGACCTCGACGCGCGGCGAGAGGTGCCGCCCTCGTTGACGCGCCTCGTCGGGGTGGAGACGGAGCTGGTAGAGGCGCCGTCGTACGAGGACACGGCGTCGCCCTGGGGTGAGCCCGAGGAGGTTCTGCTCAGCAAACCGGCCAACGCCGAGCAGGTGCGAATCGCGCGGGCCCTGGAACAACATCGCGCGGTGTTGGTGCAGGGGCCACCGGGTACGGGAAAAAGTCACACCATCGCGAACCTGATCGGCCATCTGGTGGCCCAGGGCAAGCGGGTGCTGGTCACGAGCCATACGACCAAAGCGTTGCGTGTGCTGCGCTCCCAGATCGTCGAGCCACTACAGCCTCTGTGCGTCTCGGTGCTCGACCAGGACCTCGAGAGCCGAACGCAGCTCGAGCAGGCGGTTCGCGGCATCCTGATGCGGCTGACGAGCTCATCGGCAAGTCAGTTGGACCACGAGGTGCAGGCGCAGACCAACCTGCGGCGTCAGCTCAACGAGCGCATTCGCGCCATCACCGCCAACCTGCGCACGGTACGTGAGGGTGAGTACACCCCGATCTTCGTCGCCGGTAGCGGTGAGCCCCCGGCAGACGCTGCGAGGTGGGTGAGAGAGAACGTTGCCGGCAATACGTGGATTCCCGGACCGCTGGAAGCCGGTGTGCCATGCCCGCTTTCGCCGAACGATGTCGCGCGTCTGTATGCAACGAATGACCAGCTAACGGATTCGGACGAAGAGACGATCCGCGCGCAGTTTCCCGACCCCGATCTACTGCCGACGCCGTTCGAGTTCCGTGAGTGGGTGACGACGCTTCAGGCCACAGAGAATCAAGAGTTCGCCCAGTACTGGGAGCGCTCTGCGATCACGGCTGACCGCGAGGTAGTCAGCACATTGCTGAGGGTGGCCCAGGACCTGGCGACCGAGCTGGCCGGTCTGACCAAAGGCCAGCTCGCCGTTGTGGCCGGTGGCGCTGCGAGCCAGGTTGAGAAGGCGCAATGGACGAGCCTCGCCAAACAGGTAGCTGACACCTACCGTGAGTGGCAGCGGGCTCGGCCTCTGCTTCTGGAGCACCCGGTGGAGGCGGTGGCGTCGGTGCCGGACACCGACGTTGCGGCTGTCTGCGATGCGATCGCGGCACACGTGGAAGCCGGCGGGGCGCTTGGGTGGCTGCAGACTGGTGTGCTGCATCGGGAATGGAAGCCGGTGATTGAGGAGTCACGCGTCGACGGCCGAACGCCTCGCACGGCTGCCGAGTTCCGGGCACTCGCCGCGAAATGTCGACTAGAGGTCGCGCGTGACGGGCTGCGAGGCCGATGGAAGCGGCAGGCCGTCGCCGTGGGTTGGCCCGCAGTGCCTGAGGGCGACTTCGAGCCGGCGCTGATGGAGCAGGCCAGCCGCTTTCAGGACTTGCTCGGTTGGTGGGAGCTGAGGCGAACCGCGCTCGAGCAGGCGATGGCGGCCGCCGGATTCAAGTGGCTGCGTTTTCGCGACTGGCACGCAGCGCGCGGCGCCGCCGTGGCGGCCTTCGAACGCGATTGTGCGTTGGTCCGGGGGCCCCTGCTGGAGGTGGTGCAGGCACGATCGCAAGCCGTGGCGCGGGCGGGAGTCTTGGAGGCAGTGGCTCGTCTCGAAACGGTCCTTCGTCCGTATGCGGGGGACATGGTCGCCGGCCTGATGGCGGCCGTGCGGGGGCTTGATCCGGCCAGGTACGAGACTGGCCATGGTGCCTTCTCGGAGGTGTACGGGAAGCGGACCCTCTGGCAGCAGCGAGTCGAACTACTGGGGCGAATCGATGCAGTGGCTCCCTCGTGGGCCAACGCCATTGCCAAACGTGTGGGTGAACATGGTCGTCCCACGCCTCCTGGTGACGCTCTCACCGCGTGGAAGTGGCGCCAGCTCACGGAGGAGATCGATCGCAGAGCACGTCTCGACGAAGAGGTGCTGACGCGACAGCTCCACCAGCGTCGCGAAGAGCTGAGAGCGGCGACGGCCAGCCTGATCGACGCGAAAGCGTGGAGGGCGCAGCTTGCCCGGACGGGCCTGGCAGCCAGGTCGGCCCTTCAGGGGTGGGTCGACACGGTCCGCAAGATTGGCAAGGGGCACGGGCGGAGAGCGCCGGAGTTGCAGGTGAGAGCGCGTCAGCTGCTCACTGACGCCAGCGCCGCCGTGCCCGTGTGGATCATGCCGCTTGGCCGCGTGGCCGAGAGCATCGATCCCCTGCGAAACAGGTTCGATGTCGTGATCGTCGATGAGGCGAGTCAGTCTGATGTCACCGGACTGCTGGCATGGTACCTCGGCGATCAGGTGGCGGTGGTTGGCGACCATGAGCAGGTGAGCCCGTCGGCAGTTGGCCAAGAGGTCGACGTGGCAAAGGGGTTGATCGAGCACCACCTGGATGGCATTCCCAACCGCCATTTGTACGACGGCAAGACATCCGTGTACGACCTGGCGCGCCAATGCTTTGGCGGGGCGATCGCGCTGCGCGAGCACTTCCGATCGGTCCCAGAGATCATCGGGTTCTCCGACGAGCTGTCGTACAACTTCGAGATTCGCCCGCTCCGAAATCCGTCATCCGCGCCCAGGCCGCACGTGGCAGAGTTCGTCGTCGACCGCACGCTTGGCTCGCTTCGAGAGGGCAAGAGCAACGCGGCCGAGGCGCGCGCCGCAGCCGCGTTGCTGAAGGCGATGACGGAGGACGGTCGCTACGAGCGGAGCTCCATGGGAGCGATCACCCTGCTTGGCGATGAACAGGCCTACCTCATTCACGAGACAGCGCGCGCTCTCATCGACCCGATCGAGCTGGAGCGTCGTCACTTCGCGGTTGGGAATCCGGCCCAGTTCCAGGGCGACGAGCGGGACGTCATGCTGCTCTCCATGGTTGATGTGCCGGCAGCCGGCGGCACCTTGCGTTTGTCGGAGACGGATGGCCTGAAGCAGCGGTACAACGTGGCTGCGAGTCGCGCGAGAGATCAGTTGTGGCTTGTCCACTCGCTCGATCCCGGGCGCGACTTGAAGCCGGGCGACCTGCGGCGCCGATTGATCGAGTAGGTCCGCGATCCATTGGCGCGCCATCGGGAGCTGGCGAAGGGGACCCGGCGAGCGGAGTCGCCATTCGAGGTCGCAGTGATCGAACGCCTGATCTCCGCCGGATATGCGGTGCAGCCGCAGGTCAGCGTTGGCAACTACCGCATCGATATCGTCGTGAGCGACGGCACCCTTCAGATGGCGATCGAGTGCGATGGCGATCGATATCACCCAGCCGAACGACTTGGAGAAGACATGGCCCGGCAGGCGGTTTTGGAGCGTGCCGGCTGGCGGTTCATACGGGTGCGGGGCAGCCGGTTCTACCGAGATCCTGACGGGACCATGGAGCGGGTCTTCCGAGATCTCGAAGCGAGCGGCGTGGCGAAGACGAGCATTGACGGTCGCGCGCGGCCGGATGACTCGGAAGTTGTCATGTTCAAAGAGCAGATCATGCGTCGAGCGTGGGAGATCCTCCGCGAACGAGGATGGGTGGTGACGCCCCCCGCGGCTGATGCCATTTCAGAGGCGAGCATCAACTGATGGCGGTCACGAACTACGAACGTGTCGGCAAGGCGATGGAACTGCTCAAGCTCGGGCTCTACCCATTCGTGGAGCGCGAGTTCAAGAATGCGTTCCAAGACAAGGCGGAGGCCCAGGCGCGGCTGCTAATGGGCGACGATCGCCAACTCGCGAAGCCGATGTCGGACTGGGACATCGCGGCGTTGCTGAAGCTGATGTGGGAATCGTGGAACACGGTATTCCGCAAGACCCTCGGCCCGGCGCACCGCAGCCTGCTGTCGGAGCTGCGGGACCATCGCAATCGCTGGGCCCATCAGGAGACCTTCACGAGCGACGACGCCTACCGGGCGCTCGACTCGTCATCCCGCCTGCTCTCGGCCGTGTCAGCGCCACAGGCAGACGAACTCGAGAAGATGAAGACAGAGCTCTTACGCCTGCGGTTCGATGAGCAGGTGCGCGGCGAGAAGCGCAAGAGCGCGGGCACAGCAATCGAGAGTGCCGGTGTGAGCGGCCTTAAGCCCTGGCGCGAGGTGGTCACCCCCCACAAAGACGTAGCCAGCGGACGCTACCAGCAGGCAGAGTTCGCGGCAGACCTCTGGCAGGTACACCTGGGCGAGGGCGGCGACGAGTACAAGAACCCGGTCGAGTTCTTCCGCCGCACCTATCTCACGGAAAGCCTGAAGAGCATGCTCGTGGGCGCCGTGCGGCGCCTCTCGGGCCAGGGAGGCGATCCGGTTGTGCAGCTCCAGACCAACTTCGGGGGCGGCAAGACGCACTCGATGTTGGCGCTGTACCACATGTGTTCTGGCGCCAAGGCGTCCGAACTGGTGGGTATCGACGCCGTGTTGCAGGAGGCGGGCGCCTCCACGCTGCCAAAGGCGCGGCCGGTGGTGCTCGTGGGCAACAAGATCTCGCCCGGCAATCCGTCCTCGAAGCCTGATGGAACGGTAGTGAAGACGCTGTGGGGCGAGCTGGCCTGGCAGCTCGGGGGCAAGAAGGCGTTCGAGCGGGTGAGGGCCGACGACGAGCACGCCACCAGCCCGGGCGACGCGCTGCGCGAGCTGTTCAACGACTACGGCCCCTGTCTCATCCTGATCGACGAGTGGGTGGCCTATGCGCGCCAGCTCCACGACCAGAGCGACCTGCCGGCGGGCGGCTTCGAAACGCAGTTCACCTTCGCCCAGGTGCTTACGGAATCCGCCAAGCTGGCGAAGAACTGCCTGCTGGTGATCAGCCTGCCGGCTTCTGACACGGCCGGCTCGCCGCACACGCAGGCGGACGACATCGAGGTGGGTGGCGTGCGCGGCCGCGAAGCCCTCGACCGGCTGCGCAACGTGGTGGGCCGCGTGGAGTCGTCGTGGCGGCCCGCCAGCGCGGAGGAGGGCTTCGAGATTGTCCGGCGGCGGCTGTTCGAGCCAATCTCCGAACCCCAGCACTTCAAGGACAGGGACGTGGTGGCGCGTGCCTTCGCCGATCTGTATCGCAATCAACACGCGGAGTTCCCACCCGAGTGTCATGGGCCGGACTACGAGACGCGGATCAAAGCCGCGTATCCCATCCACCCCGAGATTTTCGACCGCCTCTACACCGACTGGTCCACGCTGGTGAAGTTCCAGCGCACCCGCGGTGTGCTGCGCCTCATGGCCGCTGTGATTCACAGCCTGTGGGAGAAGGGCGACCGGAACCCGCTCATCCTGCCGGCCAATATCTCCATCGACGAACCGCGGGTGCAGTTCGAGCTGACGCGCTACCTGTCAGACAACTGGGTGCCCGTGATCTCGCGGGACGTGGACGGTCCTGGCTCCCTGCCTCTGCAGATCGACGGCGACCAGCCGAACCTGGGCAAGTACGCCGCGACCCGACGCGTGGCTCGCACCATCTACATGGGGTCTGCGCCAACGGCGTCTGCCGCGCACCGGGGCATCGAAGACCGCCGCGTGAAGCTGGGCTGCGTGATGCCCGGTGAGGCGCCGGCCATCTTTGGCGACGCCCTGCGGCGCCTGGCGGGAGCCGCCACGTACCTGTATCAGGACGGCCCCCGCTACTGGTACTCCACCCAGCCCACCGTCACGAAGCTGGCAGAGGACCGCGCCGAGCAGCTCAAGCGCGACTCCGACAAGGTGGTGGAGGAGATCCATCGCCGGCTCAGGAGTGACCTTCGCACGAAGGGGGCGTTTGACCGCGTCCACGACCTGCCGCGCAATTCTCAGGAAGTGCCAGACGACCCGGACGCGCGCCTGGTCGTAATGAGTGTCGACCAGCCGCATACCCGGGAGGACGGGAGCCTGGCCGTAGCCGCTGCCCGGGAGATGTTCGAGACGCGAGGCAACACTCCGCGCCTCTACCGCAACGCCCTGGTCTTCCTGGCGGCCGACAGGGTCAGGCTTCAGGACCTTGACGAAGCCACGCGTCGCTATTTGGCCTGGAAGTCCATCCTGGCCGAGCAGGTCGAGCTGAACCTCGATCCGCAGCAGGTGGCGCAGGCAGAGACGCAGAAGGCGAATGCGGACAGCGCAGTGACGGCGCGCCTGCCCGAGACCTACCAGTGGCTGCTCGTGCCCACGCAGTCGTCACCCGCGGCTCCCGTGGAGATTCAAGCCACGCGCCTCTCTGGCAGCGAGCCGCTGGCGGTGCGCGCCAGCAAGAAGCTGATTAAAGACGAACTGCTGCTCCCCAGCTTCGCCGCGTCGCGCCTGAGGATGGAGTTGGACCGCATTCCTCTGTGGCCCGACGACCACGTGGCGGTGAAGCAGCTCGTTGAGCATTTCGCGCGCTACGTCTACCTGCCAAGGCTGTCAGGGCCCGAGGTGTTGATCGAGTCGGTGCGCAGGGGCGTGGAGCTCCTCACCTGGGAGCACGACGCGTTCGCTTTCGCCGCCAGCTACGACGAAGAGGCGGGACGGTACCGTGAGCTTCGGGCGGGGCAGGTGGTGTCCCTGGGGGGCGGCAACCCTATGGGCCTCCTCGTGAAGCCGTCGGCAGCCAAGCGGCAGATCGATGCCGAGACGAGCGCCAAGGTGGACCCGGACCCGGGCGGCGGGACAGATACGGTTGGGCCAAAGCCCGACGGGTCCGGTCCGGATGGCGGGGGCGCGTCCACCGCAATTGCGGGTCCAAAGGCGCTCCCAAAGCGTTTCCACGGCTCGGTGACGCTCGACGCCACCCGCGTGGGCCGCGACGCCAGCCGCATCGCCGAGGAAGTGATTGCGCACCTTGTCGGTCTAGTGGACGCGAAGGTCACCGTCACGCTGGAGATCCACGCCGACGTGCCGTCAGGCGCGCCGGAGAACGTCGTCCGCACGGTGACCGAGAACGCGCACACGCTCAAGTTCACCGATCAGGGGTTCGAGAAGGACTGACCGGAGCTGGCGATGGACCTTGGCGAGGCGCTCGTCGGGCAACTGGTTGACACCCGATACCGGCTCGTCCGGCTGCTGGGAGAGGGGGCCTTCGGACTCGTGTTCGAGGCCGAGCACATCGCCGGTGCCGAGGTCATCGCCCGAGTCGCGCTGAAACTGATTCGCCACAGTGTCGGCGCCGGGTCCGAGCAGTACGCCGAGCTCAAGCATGGTCTCGCCCTGAACCACCAGAACATCGTGCGGTGCTACTCCGCAGGTGACACCTTCGTGTCGTTGAACGGGCGACGGGTGTCGGTGCTGTTCGTGGCGATGGAACTCGCCGACTACACCCTGGCCGCACGCCTGAGACAGTCCAGGCTGGGGCACGCGGAGGCCGTCGCGATGACCCAGGACGTGGCGTCCGGCCTCGCCTACCTTCTGAAGAGCGATTTGGCCCATCGCGATCTGAAGCCCTCCAACGTCCTCAACGTCGGCGGGCGGTGGAAAATCGCTGACTTCGGTCTGTCGGCACCGCTTGACGCCGGTCGCACTGCCGCACGCGACGCCGCCGGCACCTTGCCCTACCAGCCGCCGGAGTCGCTCGAAAGCAAGGTGTCCCCGGCTGGAGATTGCTGGTCGCTCGGTGCGTTGCTCCTGGAGGCGCTGACGGGCCAACTGCCGTTCGACGCAGCGTCGACGGGTGAGTGGCTTTACCTCCTGAAGACGGCTGAGCCGCAACTGCCGCCCGGCCTCCCTGAGCCCTTCGACCGAATCATCGCCGGATGCTTGCAGCGGAACCGCGCTGCGCGATCGACTCCCCAGCAGGTGCTCGAAGCCGTCCGTGTCCGCCCTGACCGTCAAGAACCCAACACCCGGGCGTACTGTGTCGTGGCACCGGAGGGCGGGCACTACAACTCGGTGGCCACGGCCGTGCGTCGAGCCGCGCCGTGGAGTCGGGTCCTGGTGAAGCCGGGCGTGTACAAGGGGCCAATTGTTCTGAACGAGCCAATTGAGCTCATTGCACTCGGCGCTTCCGCAGACGTCGTGCTGGATGGCGGGAATCAACCGGCGCTCGTCATCAACACGTCGGATGCGATGGTGCGTGGATTTACTCTGCGAATGAGTGCGCCCTCCTCCCGGGCCAAGGCGGCTGTCGAGGTCCTGTCGGGGCAAAGCCTGCTGGACTTGTGCGAGGTCCTGACTGCCGCGGCGGCCTGTCTTCACGTGGCTAGTCGCAAGGCCCGTCCCTACATTCGGCGGTGTCGCTTTCACGGTGGACGTCACGAAGCCGTGATCTTCGACGAGGACGCAGAAGGCACGTTGGACGACTGCCAGATTCGGGCGGCGCCGCGGACCGCGCTGGCCCTCCGCGACAAGGCGAATCCGGTAGTGCGCCGCTGCCAGGTCGTGGCGTCCGGATTCCGGGGAGTCCACGTCGGCGAGCGTGCCAGAGGCATCGTTGAGGACTGTGTGATCGAAGGGGGTGGAGGCCCTGCGATCGAACTCAGCCGCCACTGCCAGCCGATCATCCGGAAGACGCGCGTTGTGGCCGGCGCGGATGTAGCGATTCAGGCGGCGTCAGGAGCGAAGGCGATTCTCGCGGAGTGCACGATTGTGGCGCCAGAAGGACAGGATCTGAAGCTCGGGAAAGGGCATCAGATTCAGCGGTTGAACGTCTCCCACGTAGTCGAGGATGGCGGCAGGCGAGAGGCGTTGTGAAGAGTCGGTCGACCGCGGCTGGGAGGAGCCTTCGCCGATGAGGATCTTTGGCGTGGATTTCACCAGTCGCCCGTCCTTTGCGAAGCCCATCGTGTGCGCCTGGTGCGAGATGGACGGTCAGCGCCTTGTGGTCGAACGGCTCGAGCGGCTGACTTCGCTGGAGGCGTTCAGTCAGTGGCTGTCGAGGCCTGGCCCTTGGGTGGGTGGCGTCGACTTCCCGTTCGGACAGCCGCGCCGCCTGATCCAGAACCTGCGATGGCCAGAGTCGTGGTCTGGCTATGTCGCGAATGTCCGGAGCCTT from Vicinamibacterales bacterium includes:
- a CDS encoding Swt1 family HEPN domain-containing protein codes for the protein MAVTNYERVGKAMELLKLGLYPFVEREFKNAFQDKAEAQARLLMGDDRQLAKPMSDWDIAALLKLMWESWNTVFRKTLGPAHRSLLSELRDHRNRWAHQETFTSDDAYRALDSSSRLLSAVSAPQADELEKMKTELLRLRFDEQVRGEKRKSAGTAIESAGVSGLKPWREVVTPHKDVASGRYQQAEFAADLWQVHLGEGGDEYKNPVEFFRRTYLTESLKSMLVGAVRRLSGQGGDPVVQLQTNFGGGKTHSMLALYHMCSGAKASELVGIDAVLQEAGASTLPKARPVVLVGNKISPGNPSSKPDGTVVKTLWGELAWQLGGKKAFERVRADDEHATSPGDALRELFNDYGPCLILIDEWVAYARQLHDQSDLPAGGFETQFTFAQVLTESAKLAKNCLLVISLPASDTAGSPHTQADDIEVGGVRGREALDRLRNVVGRVESSWRPASAEEGFEIVRRRLFEPISEPQHFKDRDVVARAFADLYRNQHAEFPPECHGPDYETRIKAAYPIHPEIFDRLYTDWSTLVKFQRTRGVLRLMAAVIHSLWEKGDRNPLILPANISIDEPRVQFELTRYLSDNWVPVISRDVDGPGSLPLQIDGDQPNLGKYAATRRVARTIYMGSAPTASAAHRGIEDRRVKLGCVMPGEAPAIFGDALRRLAGAATYLYQDGPRYWYSTQPTVTKLAEDRAEQLKRDSDKVVEEIHRRLRSDLRTKGAFDRVHDLPRNSQEVPDDPDARLVVMSVDQPHTREDGSLAVAAAREMFETRGNTPRLYRNALVFLAADRVRLQDLDEATRRYLAWKSILAEQVELNLDPQQVAQAETQKANADSAVTARLPETYQWLLVPTQSSPAAPVEIQATRLSGSEPLAVRASKKLIKDELLLPSFAASRLRMELDRIPLWPDDHVAVKQLVEHFARYVYLPRLSGPEVLIESVRRGVELLTWEHDAFAFAASYDEEAGRYRELRAGQVVSLGGGNPMGLLVKPSAAKRQIDAETSAKVDPDPGGGTDTVGPKPDGSGPDGGGASTAIAGPKALPKRFHGSVTLDATRVGRDASRIAEEVIAHLVGLVDAKVTVTLEIHADVPSGAPENVVRTVTENAHTLKFTDQGFEKD
- a CDS encoding protein kinase, whose amino-acid sequence is MDLGEALVGQLVDTRYRLVRLLGEGAFGLVFEAEHIAGAEVIARVALKLIRHSVGAGSEQYAELKHGLALNHQNIVRCYSAGDTFVSLNGRRVSVLFVAMELADYTLAARLRQSRLGHAEAVAMTQDVASGLAYLLKSDLAHRDLKPSNVLNVGGRWKIADFGLSAPLDAGRTAARDAAGTLPYQPPESLESKVSPAGDCWSLGALLLEALTGQLPFDAASTGEWLYLLKTAEPQLPPGLPEPFDRIIAGCLQRNRAARSTPQQVLEAVRVRPDRQEPNTRAYCVVAPEGGHYNSVATAVRRAAPWSRVLVKPGVYKGPIVLNEPIELIALGASADVVLDGGNQPALVINTSDAMVRGFTLRMSAPSSRAKAAVEVLSGQSLLDLCEVLTAAAACLHVASRKARPYIRRCRFHGGRHEAVIFDEDAEGTLDDCQIRAAPRTALALRDKANPVVRRCQVVASGFRGVHVGERARGIVEDCVIEGGGGPAIELSRHCQPIIRKTRVVAGADVAIQAASGAKAILAECTIVAPEGQDLKLGKGHQIQRLNVSHVVEDGGRREAL
- a CDS encoding DUF559 domain-containing protein translates to MIERLISAGYAVQPQVSVGNYRIDIVVSDGTLQMAIECDGDRYHPAERLGEDMARQAVLERAGWRFIRVRGSRFYRDPDGTMERVFRDLEASGVAKTSIDGRARPDDSEVVMFKEQIMRRAWEILRERGWVVTPPAADAISEASIN
- a CDS encoding AAA domain-containing protein encodes the protein MDSGAERQDPPELERARQLFQFLKAFSERRVPTKRTMADQPWSLWLRTLPSHPSVQVTAPDSPVSIEDKASAPAADGAASADAPLIRVTRPKITNAPEPPAPIREFVADGWVDPHGSVSVRASRNVVVDGSTEIERFDADPARPAAFDRWRQQWSVWAENERPARAAMATFERLYDLRARMEREGEGLELVLGDGRLRWRPQLGQIDHPVLLQRVELTFDPSGPEFEVNDAERPPELYSPLLQEAEALTSERLQQLRKDLASGAYHPLSGEAADGFFTRLAPLLGRQGTFSKERNAGSNPADPLITRDPVLFLRARQSGFAEAFDKVLQDLDARREVPPSLTRLVGVETELVEAPSYEDTASPWGEPEEVLLSKPANAEQVRIARALEQHRAVLVQGPPGTGKSHTIANLIGHLVAQGKRVLVTSHTTKALRVLRSQIVEPLQPLCVSVLDQDLESRTQLEQAVRGILMRLTSSSASQLDHEVQAQTNLRRQLNERIRAITANLRTVREGEYTPIFVAGSGEPPADAARWVRENVAGNTWIPGPLEAGVPCPLSPNDVARLYATNDQLTDSDEETIRAQFPDPDLLPTPFEFREWVTTLQATENQEFAQYWERSAITADREVVSTLLRVAQDLATELAGLTKGQLAVVAGGAASQVEKAQWTSLAKQVADTYREWQRARPLLLEHPVEAVASVPDTDVAAVCDAIAAHVEAGGALGWLQTGVLHREWKPVIEESRVDGRTPRTAAEFRALAAKCRLEVARDGLRGRWKRQAVAVGWPAVPEGDFEPALMEQASRFQDLLGWWELRRTALEQAMAAAGFKWLRFRDWHAARGAAVAAFERDCALVRGPLLEVVQARSQAVARAGVLEAVARLETVLRPYAGDMVAGLMAAVRGLDPARYETGHGAFSEVYGKRTLWQQRVELLGRIDAVAPSWANAIAKRVGEHGRPTPPGDALTAWKWRQLTEEIDRRARLDEEVLTRQLHQRREELRAATASLIDAKAWRAQLARTGLAARSALQGWVDTVRKIGKGHGRRAPELQVRARQLLTDASAAVPVWIMPLGRVAESIDPLRNRFDVVIVDEASQSDVTGLLAWYLGDQVAVVGDHEQVSPSAVGQEVDVAKGLIEHHLDGIPNRHLYDGKTSVYDLARQCFGGAIALREHFRSVPEIIGFSDELSYNFEIRPLRNPSSAPRPHVAEFVVDRTLGSLREGKSNAAEARAAAALLKAMTEDGRYERSSMGAITLLGDEQAYLIHETARALIDPIELERRHFAVGNPAQFQGDERDVMLLSMVDVPAAGGTLRLSETDGLKQRYNVAASRARDQLWLVHSLDPGRDLKPGDLRRRLIE